The genomic window CTGGTCGCTTTATCTGCTGGTCATCATTGCCGCAGGGCTGATCTGCCTGGGAAAACCGTTTTTGCAACTCTGGCTGGGGCCCACCATTCTGGAAGGGAACTCGTTCTGGCCATTACGGATCATGGCGGTGGTATTGCCGGTTGCGGGGTTGCAAACGGTGGCCACACGTTACCTGTATTCGGCAGAATTGCTGCACCCACTGACCCGGTGGACGTGGTATGAAGCGATTGGCGTGATACTGCTGGTTCCGCTTGGCAGTTGGTGCTACCACCTTTCGGGTGCCATCATTGCGATGTCTCTGGTGAATCTAATCGCTTCGGTTGGTTTAATTTCAGTGGTTCGCAACCTGCTGGCTATCCGCTGGCAAGCACTGCTGCAACAGGCGATTCGTCCCATGCTGGCTGGCAGTGGCAGTTTTCTGGTCTGGCAACTGCTCCCCACCACGATTGGCACGTGGTTCACACTGATCTGGGTGGGTGCATCTGGAACTCTGGCAGGCCTGTTGCTGATATTGATGTTGGAATATGTGCGAAAGCCGATTTCCCCTGCGAGGAGAGGGGTGGCGTAGCCGGGGTGAGGTCAAAGCGTGAAGCTTCGCGGCTTTGTGTGAGAATCTTTTAATGAATCTTAATGAGTTCCTTTACCCACCTTTCCTCGCAGGGAAAGGAGAGCAGGACAAAAACTACCTTCCACAAAGAAATTTTGTGGTAATGCAGATATTCTGCTGCCATTTATCGTGTCGTTTGGTGTAAAATAACAGTCCTACCTTTAAGATGTGAAGATGAAACCGAACATGAAATATCTCTGCTCTCTGTTGGTTCTGTTGCCGTTTTCTGTGGGGTCGGCCCAGCAACCACTGCCAGCCGATCATGCTCAGAAAATGGTACAGGGCACGAAATTATTCAACCAGCATGTCCGCGCGATTCTCATCAAGCACTGTCTGGCCTGCCACGGTGGGGAAAAAACCGAAGGTGAACTGGAAATCATTGAACGTGCTCACCTGCTGGAAGGTGGGGATCGTGGTCCGGCAATTGTTCCCGGTGAACCAGACAAAAGCCTGCTTTACCTGATGATGACGCACGCCAAAAAGCCCACGATGCCGTACAAACTGCCCAAACTGCCCGCAGCCGACTTGCAGCATGTGCGGGAATGGATTGCCCTTGGGGCACCGTATGACAAGCCACTGCTGGATCGGGCGTCTGCCACTGCGTGGACAGAAAAGAAAATTGAAGCAAACGATCGTAAACACTGGTCGTTTCAACCGTTAAAGCCTGTGGAGTTGCCCGATCTGAAAGACGCACCGTGGGCAAAAACGGAGATTGATCGTTTTATTCTGCAAAAACTGCAGCAGGCAAAGCTGGCTCCTAACCCACAAACCGACCCACGTCATCTCATCCGACGTGCGTACTTCGATTTAATCGGGATGCCACCCACACCTGCAGAAGTGGAAGAATTCACCAAAAACTTCTCTGAACAGACATATGCAGAATTAATCGATCGCCTGCTTGATTCGCCCCACTACGGCGAACGGTGGGGCAGACATTGGCTTGATCTGGCGCGTTTTGCCGAAAGCCATGGCTTTGAACACGACTACGACCGGCCCAGTGCCTACCACTATCGTGATTTTGTTATTAAAGCTCTGAACCAGGGCATGCCCTATGACCAGTTCGTTCGCTGGCAGCTTGCGGGTGATGAACTGGCACCGAAAGATCCACTGGCGCTGATGGCCACCGGCTTTCTGGCGGCAGGGGTTCATTCCACACAGATCACCAAAAACGAAGTGGAAAAGCATCGTTACGATGAAATGGATGATATGCTGAGCACTACGACAACAGCCATGCTTGGCCTGACGGTGGGCTGTGCACGTTGTCACGATCATAAATACGATCCGATTCCCGCCGCAGATTACTACCGAATGCTTTCCACTTTTACAGCCACGGTGCGGAGTGAACAGGAATTACAACTTAAGCCGGAACGTTATCTGGCTGCCAAACAGAAGTTCGACCAGGAACTGGCACCACTGAAGACAGCATTAGAACAGTATGAAGCGAAGGGGCTGGCAGAAAACTTTGCCAGGTGGGAAAAGCAACCCCAGCAGCAAGCCTTATTTAACGGTTGGATCATTCCTACGATGGAATCCACCAAGGCAGCAGGTGGTGGGAAGTTTGAACTGCAAAGTGATGGCAGTTATTTGATTACCGGGAACAACCCCACGCTGGAAACACTGAGTTTTCGCTTTCAGACATCGCTGAAACGCATCACGGGCCTGCAAATTGAAGCACTGACGCACGCCAGCCTGGTGAAAAAAGGGCCGGGTCGTGCGGCAAATGGGAACTTCTGCCTGACTGATCTGCAAGTCACTTATCAGGTGGGTAAGGCACCTGCAGTGCCGGTCAAATTAAAGAACCCCATCGCCACCTTCAACCAGAAGGGGCTGGGCATTGAAGGTGCCATCGATGCCGACCCGGTCACTTCCGGTTGGGCCGTTGATCCACAGTTTGGCCACGACCACGCTGCAGCTCTGGAGTTTGACCAGGCTATTAGCAGTAATGAACCGGTTACCATCGTGGTAACGATGAAGTTCCACAATAATGTGAAGCACGGCATGGGTCGCCCACGCCTGGGCATTACGGATCAGACTGCGCTGCCCAAGTTGCTGGCCGAAGCGATTCCGGAAAGTGCGGTGCTGGCCTTCCAAACACCAGCAGACAAACGCACTCCCGCCCAACGCCAGGCATTGTTGACGTATTTCAAACGACTGGATCCGGAATGGAAACGCCTGAATAATATTGTGGTCGCCAAGCAGAAACAGGAACCAGTGCCGGAAAAAGTGAAGGTGCTGATTTCTTCTGAAGGATTGCCTGCGGTGCGGCTGCATACTCAGGGCGAAGACGTACTGAAAGAAACCCACTTCTTGCGACGTGGGGACCCAAATCAGAAAGAAGGGGTTGCACCAGCCGGTTTTCTGCAGGTTCTGGTCCATTCGGAGAAACAGAATCGATGGCAGGCTGCCCCACCTTCCGGTTCCAAATTGACGTACCGCCGGACAGCATTTGCCAATTGGATGACTGATGTTGAGCAGGGAGCTGGTTCTTTACTGGCACGGGTGATCGTTAATCGATTGTGGCAGCACCACCTGGGGCGGGGAATTGTGTCGACACCCAGCGATTTTGGCGTGCGTGGTGCCCCACCAAGCCATCCAGAACTGCTTGATTATCTGGCCAATCAACTCATTCAGAATGGCTGGCAATTGAAGAAAATGCACAAAGCAATCATGATGAGTGCTGTCTATCGGCAGACTTCAGAAGTGGATGAGGCCCGCAGTAAACAGGACCCACAGAATGAACTGTGCTGGCATTTTCGCCCACGTCGCCTGGAGGCGGAAGCCATTCGGGATTCTCTGCTGAAGCTCAGTGGGACGCTGGATCCGACGATGTTTGGCCCGGGCACATTACAGGAAAGTATGAAACGCCGAAGTATCTATTACACGGTGAAACGGAGCAGGTTGATTCCGATGCTCATCGTGTTTGATGCCCCTGATGGCACCGTGGGTGTGGGAGAGCGAATTTCAACGACGATTGCCCCACAGGCTCTGTTTTTGATGAACAATCCAGACGTTCGCACCTGGGCAAAAGCATTTGCGGATCGAATTGTGAAAAAAGCGAGCGACCCTGCGAACATGGTATCGGCGGTCTATCTGGAAACATTATCGCGCCTGCCCACAGCCGAAGAACAGGCGCGTGCGGTGCAGTTTCTGGAGCGCCAGACCAAAGCATACACCAATCAGGGCAATAGCGCGGTGCTGGCACTGGCAGATTTTTGCCAGGTGGTGTGGTGCTTAAACGAAACAATTTACGTGGATTGATTGCGAAGGAGCAACAACGATGAATATTCCCCATTACTTTGCCCCACCTGCTCCCGAGTTTCATAGTCGAAGAGATTTTCTTCGCACGGCTGGCAACGGACTGGGTGTGGTGGCCCTTTCCACATTACTGCAGGAAAGTGGCTTTGCCGCACCCGCGACTTCGGTTGATCCGCTGGCACCAAAACAGCCCCACTTTGCAGGTAAGGCGAAGTCGGTGATCTGGCTGTTCATGAACGGTGGGCCTTCTCAGGTCGATACCTGGGATTACAAGCCGGAACTGGCCAAACGCGATGGTCAGGAGCTGCCAGGCTTCGATAAGAACACGGGCTTCTTCACCGGTCAGGTGGGGCCGTTAATGAAATCGCCGTTCGAGTTCAAACAACATGGCAAGTCAGGCACCTGGGTAAGCAGTCTGTTCCCGGAAATGGCAAAACATGTCGACAAGATGGCGTTTATCCACTCCTGCTGGACAGATTCAAACAACCACTCCCCGGCACTTTTTAAGGTAAACACTGGCATGGCCCGCATGGGTTTTCCCTGCCTGGGTTCATGGGTGACTTACGGCCTGGGCAGTGAAGGGCGTGATCTGCCAGCTTTCTGCGTGATGTACGATACGCTTGGACGTGGCGTGCCGAAAGGCCATTCCCAGAACTGGGGCGCAGGTTTTCTTCCCAGTATTTTCCAGGGCACTGCCTTCAAGCCTCAGGGACAACCGATTGATAATCTGCAGCGGCCCAAAGAAATGCTTGATCAGCACCAGCGTGCTCAGTTGGATCTGCTGAAACAGTTGAACCAGAATCAGCAACTGGGTGGCAATCTGGATGCAGAACTGGCGGCACGGATTGAAAATTTTGAGCTTGGCTACCGCATGCAGATGGCCGCACCGGATGCCCTGGATTTAACCAAAGAAACCAAAGAAACGCAATCGCTGTATGGCCTGGATAATCCCAAGGCGACGCACTTCGCCAAGCAGTGCCTGGTGGCACGCCGGCTGGTGGAACGTGGTGTACGATTCGTGCAGATCTACAGTGGTGGGATGGAAAACGATCTGAGCTGGGATGGCCACAGCAATATTGCGAAGAACCACGGCCGCTTTGCTGCAGAAACAGACCAGCCAATCGCTGGCCTGCTTTCCGATCTGGAACGCCGAGGGTTGCTGGATTCCACGTTAGTGATCTGGGCAGGTGAGTTTGGCCGTTTGCCGATTGTGCAGAAAGGCAGTGGAGGCCGAGATCATAATCCCCACGCATTTACTGCCTGGTTTGCAGGTGGGGGTGTCAAGCCGGGAGTTCATCACGGTGCCACCGATGAGGTGGGATTTAAAGCCGTGACCGATCGGGTGAGTATTAATGATTTTCACGCCACAATCCTCCACCTGCTGGGACTGGATCACAAAAAATTAACATTTCGGTTCAACGGTCGCGATTTCCGCTTGACCGATGTGGCAGGGAATGTGGTGGAGAAGATTCTGGCATAGAGATACTTTTTTCGATTTCTCAGGTTCTTCAGGCCGAAAATTTTCTATCTTGAAGATTTGGGGCCTGAAAGTAATTCGCTTCGTATCGGTATCCCATGCATGGGTGTGATCAAGTTTCATCTACCGGACAACATCAAGATACCGCCAGGTATTGAACTGCAGCATGCTGCCATGCTCAGCAGCCATGATCGACTGCCGTTTCCTGGTATTGTGACTGTTGAAAACGGCCTGCTGACAATTCAACGGGAAAATAATGAAAGCGGTCCCATGACAATCCCATGGGATATTCCGGATACTGGTCGGTTAATGACCCCCACCACCACGTTAATGGAACGCCCGCAACCCTACTATCTGATGGTGGAACTGGCCCGCGGCAAAATTAATCAGGTGCGGAACCAGTACAACGACTGGCTGATGGGTGGCCTGACACCGATTCCTGAAGTCGAATTTCTGTTGAAACAAGGCACTAACCAACTACGGGAAGCAATTCTGGATGCAGGACTGCCGGAAAGTGCTGTGCGAGGTGAAGACGCTCTGGCCTGTGCTTTTGATGCAGCAGACACGATGACCCGTGCCTACACCAAGCAGGTTTTTGGCTTACGGCACGCACGACAAGGGAAGTTCGATACCGCTTTTGGCTGTCGCATTCCAAAGCTTCCTTCACAGGAACTTCAGGATATTTACCGCCTGTCGTTCAATACGATTACCATCCCGCTGTCCTGGAATCTGATTGAGCCTGATGAATCAACCTATTTCTGGGATGATGCTGACCGGGTTTTAGAGTGGGCCACCAAACGAAATTTGCGTGTCTATGCCGGGCCTGTCATTGACTTTACCCCCGCAGCAATGCCCGCCTGGGTGCAGGAAAACGATTACGATCCTGTAACCCTGCGAAGTTTAATGTGTGATTATGTAGAAACCGTGGTTACGCGGTATCGTGATCGGATTAAACGTTGGTTGATTACAACCGGGTCTAATGGAACGCCACTATTCAGTTTTCCCGAAGACGAACTGATTAAATTGACAGCAAGTGCTGCGGATGCGGCCTGGCAAATTGACAGCGAATTGGAACTGGTGATTGGGGTGGCTCAACCTTGGAGTGAGTATCTCACCACCACCGATTATGAATATTCCGGGTTGATCATTGCCGATACCCTGTTACGGGCTGGCCTGCCTTTTCACGGAGTAGAAGTGGAACTGCTGATGGGCACCACCCCGCGTGGTAGCTATTGTCAGGATTTGTTATCCACCTCCCGCATGTTAGACCACTTTGGGATGCTGGGAGTGCCAATTTCGGTGGCATGCAGTTACCCATCTTCCAGAAAAACCGATCCGATCTGCCCTGGAGAAGTGGTGCACGCTTCCGGTTTCTGGAAAGATATTTCACCGGAAGCTCAAGCAGACTGGGCCAGTAGCTTTTTAAATGTGATGCTTTGCAAGGGCTACATCGAAAATATCTGTTGGGACCATTTTTCCGATGTTGATTTCCACCGCACCCCAAATAGTGGACTGGTGGACCCCCACGGAGCATTAAAGCCTGCGTTAGAGAAGTTACGCGAAATCCGACTTACCCACCTGGCTTGAAAAATGAAGATTCGATGAGGAAATCATATCTTTCGCTGCACCCCGACGATAAGGTGTCCTCAAATCCATTTTTTTGCGTTATCCTGTTGAATTGCGGTTGAATTGTTCAGTGATCAACCGAGTTTGCCTGACAAATAGGAGAATCGTATGCACCGTTTTCGACAGAAGTTACCACTATTGCAAGCAATCATGATTCTTGCTGCATGCACCTTTCCTTCAGTTTCCACTGGCGAGGAACTGAAAATTCAGGGTGCCACGGTGTTAATGCACGGCCCACTGAATGTGAAGTTGAAACAGGTGATTTTTGATGGCCAACCGGCAGAAACGAAGCAAGTGACCTTGTGGATGTTGACCACTAAGAAATTTTTCTATCGCGAAGCAGGAAAACCTGGCACCAAAACTATCGAAGCTCGCCCGAATATTCTGGAGATCGAAGGTACACAGGACGGAAAAAAACTGACTTGGGTATTCGATCGCGACAACAAAGGTTTCGCACTGTTCAAAAACGGCAAAGAAGTGCAGGAAGTCATCCCGCAGCAGATAATTGACATCCGTACCCCACCTGATTCAAATGGGCTGAAGAGTTCTGATCTTGCTTTCTGGTATCTGGAGCGACTGTATCTGGAAATGTGGGCAAATCCCTGGAATCGAGATTCGGTACAACGGGAACTGAAAACACTGGAGAGTCTCGCTGGAATTGACGCACGTACTGCCCCATTAATCCGCACACTTTCTCGCTATATTGATGCCGCCAATGAACTCGATCAATTCATTCAGGATAAATACAGCCAGGAACAACGGGATGAACTTGCTTTCAAGAACGATAAAGCGAATATCAATTCTTTACGAGGAATCGGCAATCTTGGTGGTCTGCTTGGTCTGTATTATGCAGATAATACCCGTGACCAGTTTGATATTGCCAGCAGTATGCTGAAGATGAATGCCAATGCCGACAAGAAACTGGCAGAATTGGATAGTGCCCTGGCCCGATTGAAATCTGAAAATGAAGCGGAAATTAAACGCAGAACCAGTTCAATGTTCCATTTGAAGACTACGACATTCGGATCATTCTGGGATTTTGGCAATCTCTATTACAAACGCCCTGATGCAGAGGCACAGAAAAAATTGTATACCGATTTGAGTAATGCGATGTCCCGTCAGGATCATTTGACTTTACGCAATTTGTATGCATCGTTCGGTAAAGAAGCCAATCCGTTTTTACTTTCTGATCTGATGCGAAGCACCATCCAGGCTGAGAAAAATGTGGAAAAACTGGATTCTCTCTCTTTGCAGATTGATGGTGAGTTTGAGAAAATTTACCGAAAAATCGATAACCAGGGTCTTGGACTGGTCATGCGACTGGTGGCCTTGCGTGAGTTGGTCTTCTTAAAACTGTTGATTGCAAAAGTTCAGGCAGATGATGATCCGTGGTCGCAAATGTACAATCCCAATGCAGGCTATGCCGCATCGCTGGCTAAACAGATCCTGGAGATTCCTGGGATCACTGATTTTGCTACTCGGCTGCGGTTATACAGTACGTGGGCACATTTCCTTGCTGGACAGATTGATGCGGCAATTGATCAGGCTGAAACACTGAAAGCACTTCTTCCCAAAAATGCCGAGTTCTGGTTGCGGTATAGCCAGATGCTGGGTTCTCGAAATCAGCCTGGAGATGTTGCCAAAGCACTGGATGCAGTGAAAGCC from Zavarzinella sp. includes these protein-coding regions:
- a CDS encoding endo-1,4-beta-xylanase produces the protein MGVIKFHLPDNIKIPPGIELQHAAMLSSHDRLPFPGIVTVENGLLTIQRENNESGPMTIPWDIPDTGRLMTPTTTLMERPQPYYLMVELARGKINQVRNQYNDWLMGGLTPIPEVEFLLKQGTNQLREAILDAGLPESAVRGEDALACAFDAADTMTRAYTKQVFGLRHARQGKFDTAFGCRIPKLPSQELQDIYRLSFNTITIPLSWNLIEPDESTYFWDDADRVLEWATKRNLRVYAGPVIDFTPAAMPAWVQENDYDPVTLRSLMCDYVETVVTRYRDRIKRWLITTGSNGTPLFSFPEDELIKLTASAADAAWQIDSELELVIGVAQPWSEYLTTTDYEYSGLIIADTLLRAGLPFHGVEVELLMGTTPRGSYCQDLLSTSRMLDHFGMLGVPISVACSYPSSRKTDPICPGEVVHASGFWKDISPEAQADWASSFLNVMLCKGYIENICWDHFSDVDFHRTPNSGLVDPHGALKPALEKLREIRLTHLA
- a CDS encoding DUF1501 domain-containing protein, with the protein product MNIPHYFAPPAPEFHSRRDFLRTAGNGLGVVALSTLLQESGFAAPATSVDPLAPKQPHFAGKAKSVIWLFMNGGPSQVDTWDYKPELAKRDGQELPGFDKNTGFFTGQVGPLMKSPFEFKQHGKSGTWVSSLFPEMAKHVDKMAFIHSCWTDSNNHSPALFKVNTGMARMGFPCLGSWVTYGLGSEGRDLPAFCVMYDTLGRGVPKGHSQNWGAGFLPSIFQGTAFKPQGQPIDNLQRPKEMLDQHQRAQLDLLKQLNQNQQLGGNLDAELAARIENFELGYRMQMAAPDALDLTKETKETQSLYGLDNPKATHFAKQCLVARRLVERGVRFVQIYSGGMENDLSWDGHSNIAKNHGRFAAETDQPIAGLLSDLERRGLLDSTLVIWAGEFGRLPIVQKGSGGRDHNPHAFTAWFAGGGVKPGVHHGATDEVGFKAVTDRVSINDFHATILHLLGLDHKKLTFRFNGRDFRLTDVAGNVVEKILA
- a CDS encoding PSD1 and planctomycete cytochrome C domain-containing protein, which encodes MKYLCSLLVLLPFSVGSAQQPLPADHAQKMVQGTKLFNQHVRAILIKHCLACHGGEKTEGELEIIERAHLLEGGDRGPAIVPGEPDKSLLYLMMTHAKKPTMPYKLPKLPAADLQHVREWIALGAPYDKPLLDRASATAWTEKKIEANDRKHWSFQPLKPVELPDLKDAPWAKTEIDRFILQKLQQAKLAPNPQTDPRHLIRRAYFDLIGMPPTPAEVEEFTKNFSEQTYAELIDRLLDSPHYGERWGRHWLDLARFAESHGFEHDYDRPSAYHYRDFVIKALNQGMPYDQFVRWQLAGDELAPKDPLALMATGFLAAGVHSTQITKNEVEKHRYDEMDDMLSTTTTAMLGLTVGCARCHDHKYDPIPAADYYRMLSTFTATVRSEQELQLKPERYLAAKQKFDQELAPLKTALEQYEAKGLAENFARWEKQPQQQALFNGWIIPTMESTKAAGGGKFELQSDGSYLITGNNPTLETLSFRFQTSLKRITGLQIEALTHASLVKKGPGRAANGNFCLTDLQVTYQVGKAPAVPVKLKNPIATFNQKGLGIEGAIDADPVTSGWAVDPQFGHDHAAALEFDQAISSNEPVTIVVTMKFHNNVKHGMGRPRLGITDQTALPKLLAEAIPESAVLAFQTPADKRTPAQRQALLTYFKRLDPEWKRLNNIVVAKQKQEPVPEKVKVLISSEGLPAVRLHTQGEDVLKETHFLRRGDPNQKEGVAPAGFLQVLVHSEKQNRWQAAPPSGSKLTYRRTAFANWMTDVEQGAGSLLARVIVNRLWQHHLGRGIVSTPSDFGVRGAPPSHPELLDYLANQLIQNGWQLKKMHKAIMMSAVYRQTSEVDEARSKQDPQNELCWHFRPRRLEAEAIRDSLLKLSGTLDPTMFGPGTLQESMKRRSIYYTVKRSRLIPMLIVFDAPDGTVGVGERISTTIAPQALFLMNNPDVRTWAKAFADRIVKKASDPANMVSAVYLETLSRLPTAEEQARAVQFLERQTKAYTNQGNSAVLALADFCQVVWCLNETIYVD